The Streptomyces sp. NBC_01298 genome contains the following window.
CCGCCCCAGACCCCGCGCCTCAAACGCCGGCGAGGCTGGATATGCCGGAGCCCCTCCCCCAGGTTCGGGGAGGGGCTCCGGGGTGCGGGCTGCTGTGGGTCAGCTCGGGTTGGTTTCGATGACCGCGGTGCGTTCGGCGGTGGTTTTGCCGCGGAGGGCCTTGCCCAGGACTCCGACGACGTCCTGCGGGGTGACGGCGGTCTTCTGGCCGGTGCCGCGCATGATGAGGACTCCGTCGAAGGTGTTCCCGTAGGCCGTCTTGAGGGCTTCCAGGTCGTACTTCTCGACGAGGTGGCCGTCCACGGCCTGCATGCTCAGGATCTTCGGCAGGGACTTGGCGCCGAGCGGGATGGACTTGCCGCCGGCCTTGACGAGGACCGGGGCCGACATCGCGGGCTGGGCGAACTCCTTCATGGCCCGGTCCAGTTCGGCCTTGTCGACGACCGGGTCCTTGGTGGCGACCGGGAGGACGACGGGGTCGGACTTGCCGCTCTCGACCATGTCGTGGAAGGCCTTGGTCACCATGGTGACGGAGCCGTCCACATCGAGCGTGGAACCGGCCTTGCCGGGTACGGCGACGGCCTTGCCCGTGTCGAAGGTGATGGTGCCCTCGGCCACGGAACCGGCGGTGCCGGCCAGCTCCTGGAGGGCCACCCGCAGCTTCTCCTCGTCGGTGGGCATGACGGCCTCGGCCTCGCGCACGCTGCCGAACAGGGAGCCGATGACCGTGACGGGGTTGTAGTCGCTGCCCGCCGCGTTGCGGACGGTGGTCTGGCTGTCCAGGCTCAGGCCGGCCTTCTCCGGCTTCAGCTCGACCTGCTTGCCGCCGACGGTGAGCTTGAGCGGGGCCGCGGCGCGGTTGCCGAAGGACGTCTGGAGCTTGGCGACGGCCTCGTCGCGGGTGCCGCTGATCTCGACGCCGAGCACGGTGGTGCCCTTGGGGACGTCGGAGTGGTTCAGGAGCAGCCCGGCTCCGTAGGCCACGCCGATCAGCCCGAAGAGGGCTCCGCCGACGAGGACCAGCTTGTTGCGGCCCTTCTTGGCGGGCCGCGCCGGGGCGGGCGCGGGAGCCTGCGGCCTGGCCTTGTTCGCGGGCGCCGGCGCGGGCACGTGCGGAAGCTGTCCGGTGGAGTCCAGCTCGGGGCCGGGCCAGCTCGGCTCCTGCGCCCCTCCCCCGGGTACGGAGCCCAGCGCGGGCCCGCCCGTCGGCCCGTCCGGGACGCGGCCCGGGCCGGTGCCGGGCCAGGCGGGAGCCGGCGGCACGGGGGTGCCCAGGGCCTGGGCGACGGGACCGGAGCCGGGGCCGTACGCGGCTCCGGCGCCGGGCGGCGGCCCGGCGGGACCGGGACCGGGGCCGGGGCCCTGCGCACCCGTACGGGGACCACCGGGTCCGGCGGGCGGCGCGGGGTAACCGGCGCCCGGCCCTGTGCCGACGCCGGGGCCGCCGGGGCCGGGGCCCATCGGCGCGCCGGGGCGCGGACCGGCCGGGCCCTGGGCGAAGCCCTGCTGCGCGGGACCGTCGAAGCGCGGGCCGCCGGGCTGGGCCGGAGCGGGACCGGGACCGCCCGGGCGGGGGCCCATGGGCGCGCCCGGACCGGGGCCCATCGGCGCGCCGGGGCGCGGACCGGCCGGGCCCTGGGCGAAGCCCTGCTGCGCGGGACCGTCGAAGCGCGGGCCGCCGGGCTGGGCCGGAGCCGGGCCGCGCGCCGGGGCCGGAGCCTGCTGCGGGGCGGGCGCGGGGGCGGGCGCGGGGGCCGCCTTGCGCGGAGCGAACCAGTTGCTGGCCGTCTCCTCGCCCGCACTCGGTTCGGGGGCGGCCGGCGGGGCGGGTGCGGGCTCGGGCGCGGGCGCCTCGGCTTCGGGCATGGTCTGGCGTACGACCACGGGCGGAATCGGCCGCGAACCCGGGATGTTGATCCGGATCCGGGTCGTCAGCTGGGTCTCCGTCTTCGGCCCGTCGGAATCGGGTGTGGACGGCTTCGCGGGCGGTGCGGTCACTGAACTCTCCTCCGGGATGGTCGCCGTGCCCGGACCCGGACCGGGGGGCACTGTCGTGGTCGGATACTGGCCTGATCCGTACGGCGGCCCACCTGAGGGGTGGGCGGCTTCGCCGCGCCCGTTGGGCCCGGCGGGCGGACTGTCAGTTTCACGGCTCAAGGCAGGTTCTCCCGATCGGCTCCGCCGCCCGTCATAGCGTGCGCGGGCAGCTCGGCGGCCGGTCCACCATACTGGCCACCGCCCGCGTGCACCCGGCCGCCGGGAACGAAGGGTTCCCCTTGAGCTCCTGCGCGCCCCCTCCGTACCCCTCCTGAGCACCTGTCGCCCGGTTGCCGGGGGCGCGCGCACGCACCGGCCGAGCCGCTCGTCAAGGCGTCGGGCGGGGCCGACGCCGCGTCACTTGGCCTTCCCGGCGGCCGAAAGCGGCCGGTCCCCGGGGAGGTTCATCGTGGCGCACATCACAGCGAGTACGACTCCACCCAAAAGGTAGACGTACATGCCGATTCCGGACGAACCAAGCAGGAAGTCCCCCTCCGGCCGGGGCACACCGAGGAGCACGTAGGAGAGGAACCAGCCGACCGTGGCCGCTCCCACGCCGATGCCGGTGCCCAGTGCGAGCCGGGCGCCGAGGAACAGGCCGAAGAGCGCGAGGAGTGCGAGCGCCAGTCCGCCGTGGAACCACAGGTCGGCCACGAGCCAGCCGGCCACGCCGGTGAGCACCCCGGCCGCCAACAGGCCCAGCAGGACGGCGATCCGCGCCCCGTTCCCGATGGCCGCCGACCCGGTCACGCCCGCACCCCCGCGAAGAGGTCGCGCTCGCGCTCGCCCGCCGGGACGCCGGGCCGGCCGGCGGCCAACTCGTAGTACTCGTGGGTGAACAGCGGCTGCGCGAGGTCGTTGGAGAGCGCGAAGAAGGGCCCGTCCACCGCGATCTGGGTGGCGTGGGCGCGCATCGCCGCCGTCTTCGCGGCCACGAACGCCTGCTCGGCGGCCTCGTCCCCGCCGATCTCGGCGGTGATCCGCTCGTCGGCCACCACGCCCGGCACGTCGTCCGGCGCCGCGGGCGCCGGGAAGGGCACCTCGCTCCCGGCCTCGCGCAGCCGGGCGAAGCCCTCCTCGACGACCGTGCGCGGTACGCGGTTCCAGTAGAGCTTCTGGATGGCGTGCGCCGCCCCGAGGTCCCGGCGGTACGTGGGCTCCGCGGCCAGTTCGGCGGCGCGGGTGGCCACGCGGTGGGCCTGGATGTGGTCGGGGTGGCCGTACCCGCCGTCCGGGTCGTAGGTGACGAGGACCTGGGGGCGCAGTTCGCGGATCACCTCCACGAGGTACCCCGCCGCCTCGTCCACGTCGGCCGACCAGAAGGCGCCGGGACGGCGGTTCTGTTCGGCGCCCATCATCCCGGAGTCCCGGAAGCGGCCGGGGCCGCCGAGGAAGCGGTGGTCGGTGACGCCCAGTTCCTTCATGGCCTCGGCGAGTTCGCCGACGCGGTGGGCGCCGAGGGTGTCGTCGCGGTCGGCCGTCAGGTGGGCGAGGCCGGGCGGGATGACCTCACCCTCCTCGCCGAGGGTGCAGGTCACCAACGCGACATGGACGCCCTCGGCCGCGTACTTGGCCATGGTGACGCCGTTGTTGATCGACTCGTCGTCCGGGTGCGCGTGCACGAGCAGGAGCCGACGGGCGGGAAGACCGTTCATGGGGGTCACCCTACGAGAAACGGCGGCCCCGTCCCCCGAACCGGGACCCCGCTAGAACTTGAGGCCGCTGATCATGCTCGCCACGTTGTTGGTCAGCTGGGAGAGCGTCGGAGCCACGGTCGAGCTCGCCAGATAGAAGCCGAGCAGTACACAGACCACTGCGTGACCCGCCTTCAGGCCCGAACGCCGGACCAGCAGGAAGACGACGACTGCCAGCAGCACCACGGCCGAGATCGATAGTGCCACGGCGTTTCACCTCCACGTCGAGCGGACATCGGGTTCGCGTACTCGCAACTCGGTGCTCGGCAGAGTCATACCCACCGTGCGCTACGGATCATAACTATCCGTACCGCCACATCGATCGATTCCGGCAGCACGAGGGGCGCACGCCGCGCACGCCCGGGGTCACAGAAGTGCCGGCCGGGGAAGCTGTGAGCCTCCCCGGCCGGCTGTCGGCACCCGCACGGCCGCACGAATCCAGGCTGCCCGGCCCAGATCTCGGGACAGAAACGGTCAAGTTGCCTGCATGTAAACCGAGTTGCCGGAAAGCGGAGTGCCGTTCACAGCTGTGGCGAGAAATGAGCGGTCCCGGGGGCCCTTGGCTCACTCCTTGGTCAGCGGCCCCGAAGGCGGTTCCGAAGCCGGCCCCGAAGGCGGTTCCGAAGCCGGCCCCGAAGGCGGCTCCGAGGACGGCCCCGAAGGCGGCATGACGACCCGCTCGGATGCGAAATGGCACGCCGAGGGGTGGGCCGTCGGGCCGCCCGGGAGGAAGGCCGGGATCTCCAGGAGCGGGACCTCCGAAGCGCAGCGCGCCTCGGCCTTCCAGCAGCGGGTGCGGAAGCGGCAGCCCGAGGGCGGATTCGCCGGGGAGGGCACGTCGCCGGAGAGGATGATCCGCTCGCGGCCCGCGCGCGCCTCCGGGTCGGGGACCGGGACCGCGGAGAGCAGTGCCTGGGTGTACGGGTGGGTGGGGTGGTCGTAGATCTGGGTGTCGGTGCCGATCTCGACGATCCGGCCCAGGTACATGACGCCGACCCGGTCGGAGATGTGCCGGACGATCGAGAGGTCGTGCGCGATGAACACGTAGGAGAGGTTGAACTCGTCCTGGAGGCGCTCCAGGAGGTTGACCACCTGGGCCTGGACGGAGACGTCGAGGGCGGAGACGGGCTCGTCGGCGACGATGATCTCGGGCTGGAGCGCGAGGCCGCGGGCGATGCCGATGCGCTGGCGCTGGCCGCCGGAGAACTGGTGCGGGTACCGGTTGATGTACTCCGGGTTCAGGCCGACCACGTCCAGGAGTTCCTGGACCTTGCGGCGCCGGTCGCCCTTGGGGGCCACCTCGGGGTGGATCTCGTACGGCTCGCCGATGATGTCGCCGACCGTCATGCGCGGGTTCAGCGAGGTGTACGGGTCCTGGAACACCATCTGGATGTTGCGGCGCGCGGCCTTGAGGCCCTTGGCGGACAGCTTGGCGAGGTCCTCGCCCTTGTACGTGATCGAGCCAGCCGTCGGGCGTTCCAGGTTGACCAGCATCTTGGCGACGGTGGAC
Protein-coding sequences here:
- a CDS encoding DUF6113 family protein, producing the protein MTGSAAIGNGARIAVLLGLLAAGVLTGVAGWLVADLWFHGGLALALLALFGLFLGARLALGTGIGVGAATVGWFLSYVLLGVPRPEGDFLLGSSGIGMYVYLLGGVVLAVMCATMNLPGDRPLSAAGKAK
- the mshB gene encoding N-acetyl-1-D-myo-inositol-2-amino-2-deoxy-alpha-D-glucopyranoside deacetylase, whose amino-acid sequence is MNGLPARRLLLVHAHPDDESINNGVTMAKYAAEGVHVALVTCTLGEEGEVIPPGLAHLTADRDDTLGAHRVGELAEAMKELGVTDHRFLGGPGRFRDSGMMGAEQNRRPGAFWSADVDEAAGYLVEVIRELRPQVLVTYDPDGGYGHPDHIQAHRVATRAAELAAEPTYRRDLGAAHAIQKLYWNRVPRTVVEEGFARLREAGSEVPFPAPAAPDDVPGVVADERITAEIGGDEAAEQAFVAAKTAAMRAHATQIAVDGPFFALSNDLAQPLFTHEYYELAAGRPGVPAGERERDLFAGVRA
- a CDS encoding ABC transporter ATP-binding protein, whose amino-acid sequence is MAESILVVEDLVKHYPLTQGILFKKQVGAVKAVDGVSFDLRAGETLGIVGESGCGKSTVAKMLVNLERPTAGSITYKGEDLAKLSAKGLKAARRNIQMVFQDPYTSLNPRMTVGDIIGEPYEIHPEVAPKGDRRRKVQELLDVVGLNPEYINRYPHQFSGGQRQRIGIARGLALQPEIIVADEPVSALDVSVQAQVVNLLERLQDEFNLSYVFIAHDLSIVRHISDRVGVMYLGRIVEIGTDTQIYDHPTHPYTQALLSAVPVPDPEARAGRERIILSGDVPSPANPPSGCRFRTRCWKAEARCASEVPLLEIPAFLPGGPTAHPSACHFASERVVMPPSGPSSEPPSGPASEPPSGPASEPPSGPLTKE